One region of Carya illinoinensis cultivar Pawnee chromosome 8, C.illinoinensisPawnee_v1, whole genome shotgun sequence genomic DNA includes:
- the LOC122318631 gene encoding protein ALTERED SEED GERMINATION 2 isoform X1: MESFGFHDGNITEFLETRRFNARQAVNHSLQMHSSFIRRLSLEKVMEGHQGCVNSVAWNAKGSLLISGSDDTRLNIWSYSSRSLLHSIETGHSANIFCTKFVPETSDELVASGAGDAEVRLFNLSRLSGRGPDDVSPTATYQCHTRRVKKLAVEAGNPNVVWSASEDGTLRQHDFREGTSCPPAGSSRQECRNILLDLRCGAKRSLSDPPKQDLALKSCDISSTRPHLLLVGGSDAFARLYDRRMLPPLTSCLKKMSPPPCVNYFCPKHLSDHGRPSLHLTHVTFSPTGEEVLLSYSGEHVYLMDVNNAGRSAMQYTSGDVSKLMNFTPILNGVELQPAVSNVFSSCLCRKTTFAALLDKCRKLIQIAENTLKEATNYFYGIEACNEVLDGYGHDIGPKLKHECLCLRAALLLKRKWKNDADMAIRDCYNARRIDNSSFQALYHMSEALSQLGKHKDALDFAKAAQLLAPSDSEVAERVENVKRDLASVEAEKNKANEGMPRSESRGGRILSLSDILYRSEVNSDVSQDGPGSEREDSDYDEELELDFETSISGDERDVESNFLHGSVNVRFHRRGDSSRESAGANGICGSPSSSQNDGIPYQPEAAIDMKQRYVGHCNVGTDIKQASFLGQKGEYIASGSDDGRWFIWEKQTGRLIKMLLGDDAVVNCVQCHPFDSVVATSGIDNTIKIWTPSAPVPSIVAGGAERPETADVLVAMENNQRKLCRNRETLLPFELLQRFRRHEFTEGTFHPFECTQS, translated from the exons ATGGAGTCGTTCGGTTTTCACGACGGAAACATCACCGAATTTCTCGAGACTCGTCGCTTTAACGCTCgccaa GCTGTTAATCACAGTTTACAGATGCACTCATCATTTATACGGAGGCTCTCCCTTGAAAAAGTAATGGAG GGGCATCAAGGTTGTGTTAATTCTGTGGCTTGGAATGCTAAGGGTTCACTTTTGATATCGGGATCAGATGACACAAGG CTTAATATTTGGAGCTATTCCAGTCGGAGTCTTTTGCATTCTATAGAGACTGGGCATTCTGCAAACATATTCTGTACAAAGTTTGTGCCTGAAACCTCTGATGAGCTTGTGGCCTCTGGAGCTGGTGATGCAGAA GTGCGGTTGTTTAATTTGTCTCGCTTAAGTGGGAGAGGACCTGATGATGTTTCTCCAACTGCAACATATCAGTGTCACACAAGAAGAGTTAAAAAATTAGCT GTTGAGGCTGGAAACCCCAACGTGGTATGGAGTGCTAGTGAAGATGGGACTTTGAGGCAGCATGACTTTCGAGAGGGCACATCTTGTCCTCCAGCCGGATCTTCTCGTCAAGAATGTCGCAATATTCTA CTTGACTTGCGGTGTGGAGCAAAGAGGTCATTGTCCGATCCTCCCAAACAAGACTTAGCTCTAAAATCTTGTGATATCAGTTCCACTAGGCCTCATTTGCTCCTTGTTGGTGGGAG TGATGCCTTTGCACGTTTATATGATAGAAGGATGCTGCCTCCACTGACCTCTTGTCTGAAAAAGATGTCACCTCCTCCTTGTGTTAACTACTTCTGCCCAAAGCATCTCTCTGACCAT GGACGTCCAAGCTTGCACCTCACTCATGTTACGTTTAGTCCAACTGGAGAAGAGGTTCTCCTTAGTTACAGTGGAGAGCATGTGTACCTGATGGATGTAAATAATG CTGGCAGGAGTGCCATGCAATATACTTCAGGAGATGTTTCGAAGTTGATGAATTTCACTCCAATCCTCAATGGGGTAGAATTGCAGCCAGCAGTATCCAATGTCTTCTCAAGCTGTCTGTGCAGAAAAACCACTTTTGCTGCATTG CTTGACAAGTGCAGGAAACTAATTCAAATTGCAGAAAATACCTTAAAGGAGGCGACAAATTATTTCTATGGAATTGAGGCATGCAATGAGGTTTTGGATGGATATGGTCATGACATTGGGCCCAAGCTAAAGCATGAATGTCTTTGTTTACGTGCTGCTCTATTGCTCAAG CGGAAGTGGAAAAATGATGCTGATATGGCTATAAGAGACTGCTACAATGCTCGGAGGATCGATAATTCCTCTTTTCAAGCACTTTATCATATGTCTGAAGCTTTATCACAG TTAGGCAAACATAAAGATGCTCTTGACTTCGCAAAGGCAGCTCAATTGTTGGCCCCATCAGATTCTGAAGTGGCAGAAAGAGTGGAGAATGTCAAAAGGGATCTTGCCTCAG TTGAAGCTGAAAAAAATAAGGCAAATGAGGGAATGCCAAGGTCTGAATCACGAGGTGGAAGAATACTCTCGTTAAGTGATATACTCTACCGATCGGAGGTTAATAGTGATGTTTCTCAAGATGGTCCAGGATCTGAAAGAGAAGATTCTGATTATGATGAGGAATTGGAGTTGGACTTCGAAACTTCAATATCAGGTGATGAACGTGATGTTGAATCAAACTTTCTTCATGGGAGCGTAAATGTGAGATTTCATCGAAGAGGTGATTCATCGAGAGAAAGTGCTGGTGCAAATGGTATATGTGGATCACCTTCATCATCACAAAACGACGGGATACCTTATCAG CCTGAGGCAGCAATTGATATGAAGCAGAGATATGTTGGCCACTGCAACGTCGGAACTGACATAAAACAGGCCAGTTTTCTTGGCCAGAAAG GTGAGTATATTGCTAGTGGAAGTGATGATGGTAGATGGTTTATCTGGGAAAAGCAAACCGGTAGACTGATAAAAATGCTTCTTGGAGATGATGCTG TTGTGAACTGTGTCCAGTGCCATCCATTTGATTCTGTTGTGGCAACTAGTGGGATTGACAACACAATAAAG ATATGGACTCCAAGTGCTCCAGTCCCTTCTATTGTAGCAGGTGGAGCAGAAAGACCAGAAACTGCTGATGTGCTGGTTGCCATGGAAAACAATCAACGCAAATTATGCCGCAATCGTGAAACTCTTCT GCCTTTTGAACTTCTTCAGCGGTTCCGGAGGCATGAGTTTACTGAAGGAACATTTCATCCATTTGAGTGTACTCAGAGCTAA